The genomic interval ACTCGCGGCGGCATAGATTTGGCTTTGTGAATCGTTCGGATGAACCACCTCAGGCCGAACGCAATTTTGAGAGAATAAAATCGCGCCGATAACACACGCAGTTAAGAATGTTCTGAATTTTTGTTTTTTATTATATTCTAACATACTAATTCTTCTTACCGCCGACCGAAATTCCACCCGATTCCTGAGGAGGGTTTGAGGATTTTTTTCCTCCTACGGAAATCCCTCCGGAATCTTGGGAAGAATCCGAAGACTTCTTACCTCCGACGGAAATTCCTCCGGAAGAAGAGGAGTCCGATTCCGCTCTCGTCGAAGCTGGATCCTTCCCGACTTCCAGATCTTTCTTCTGTTGTTCGAGCTTTAGTTTTTCGGCTTCTTCCCGATTTCCGATCACGCTCCCTTTGACTTTCAAAACGGAAACCGTTCCTAAAGGAAACATAACGTGTGTTTCGTGCCAAACTTTGATGTTTACGATACTTCTTCCGCCGGGAACCTTTTGAACCGCTTGGCTCAACGCATAATCTATGCTGATGGGATTGGTAATCGGGATCATACCGAAGACGAAAAACGTGGAGGATTCTCCGATGGATTCTTCCAAAACGTCGTAGCCGGAAGTTCTTATGATCGTCGCCGAATCATACAACCCCGGAGAACGAACTCGACCGCCGGGAGAAAAAAGGGTCGCTCCCATACAATTTGCAAGAGCGGCAAGAAGAAGAGTGGAAAAGATTCCGTTTCCGAAAAAACGAATGATCTTCTTATTTAGTTCTCTTTTTACCGGATTGATCATTGAGTTGATCCTCGAATTTGATCGCTTCTGCGTTGATATGGAGTCTGTTTACGGTAATAAAAAGAAGAATGTATTTGTCCGTCCAATACCGAATGTTGATGAGTGCATCGGCTTCTTTTTCCGTTAACATTGAATTGACGAGTTTGTCGATCGGAGGCTCGGAAAGTGGAATGCCTACGATCGCCATGTCGAACGTGTTCCAACTTTTGTGGCCTTCCACCGGACCGATCACCTTGTATTTGCGATCCGCTACGGGAATATTACTGGTCGCCAGTCCCGCCGAGGAAGTGGCGCAATTTGTAAGAATGAATGAACAAAGAATAAAAGCGAAAATCTGAAACGATCTCATGATACCTGCCTGCAACGGGGTAAATTCAGCATCCTCTGAAAGACCTTTTTTTTGTGGAATCTTCCAATCGGATAATATATCTACCAGATACTATCTGTCAGATATAGGAGCAAGAATAAATTCTCAACCGAAAATTACGAACCGATTTCCTTCAATCATTGTAATCTGCATTTTTAGGAAAGAATGACAAGATCATAGAAAAAAAGTTTCGTTTCTAGAAAAAATATGGTTCGAAAAAAGAAAATTCAAACTCGATTCGAGGAGATTTTGGGGAACAATTCCGATGCAAGAAAGGTCCGCAAAGGCTAATTATGATTTCTTTTTCTATATTCTTGAATTAATTTTTCCGCGGCCTGGAAGGAACTGATCTTGTGTTGACTGACCTTGTCTTCCATATCCTGATAGAGGTCCTTCATTCGGGCATAAAAGTCTCCCATCAAATGTTCGGACACGGTTTCTTCCAGCCAATATTTCGCCTGATCGGTTCTTCGGGTTTCAAAAAATCCGTTGGACTTTAGAGTTTTCTCATATTCTAATATTTGTGTCCAGATTTCCGAGATTCCTTCCTTAGTCACAGCGGAACAGGAAAGCACCTTCGGGGTCCAACCGTTCTCATTGGAAGGAAAAAAATGAATCGCGGATTGTGTTTCTACGCGGGTCAGTTCGGCTCTTGTCTTGTTGTCCCCGTCGGCTTTGGTCACGGCGAAAAGATCCGCCATTTCCATAATTCCTCTTTTGATCCCTTGGAGCTCGTCGCCCGCACCCGCGATCAAAAGAAGTAAAAACAAATCCACCATGGAATGCACGGCCGTTTCGGATTGTCCGACTCCGACGGTTTCGACAAAGATCGTATCAAAGCCTGCGGCTTCGCAGAGATAGATCGTCTCTCGAGTTTTTCTTGCGACCCCGCCCAAAGAATCTCCGGAAGGAGAAGGGCGTATGAATGCGGATTGGTTTTTGGACAACTCGAACATTCTCGTTTTATCTCCGAGAATACTTCCTCCGGAAATCTGACTTGAAGGATCGATAGTCAGGACCGCAAGTTTTTTCCCCTGCGAGATCACGTGCATTCCGAAAGCTTCGATGAACGTACTTTTTCCGACTCCGGGAATTCCTGTGATCCCGATTCGAACCGATTTTCCGGAATTGGGAAGACAAGC from Leptospira stimsonii carries:
- a CDS encoding LIC20211 family lipoprotein, with protein sequence MRSFQIFAFILCSFILTNCATSSAGLATSNIPVADRKYKVIGPVEGHKSWNTFDMAIVGIPLSEPPIDKLVNSMLTEKEADALINIRYWTDKYILLFITVNRLHINAEAIKFEDQLNDQSGKKRTK
- the meaB gene encoding methylmalonyl Co-A mutase-associated GTPase MeaB, with product MSGLESSGVSSGGVRSTGIRRKALPSAEEFVKGILSGDKMILARAITLVESSLPAHKELAEKIIDACLPNSGKSVRIGITGIPGVGKSTFIEAFGMHVISQGKKLAVLTIDPSSQISGGSILGDKTRMFELSKNQSAFIRPSPSGDSLGGVARKTRETIYLCEAAGFDTIFVETVGVGQSETAVHSMVDLFLLLLIAGAGDELQGIKRGIMEMADLFAVTKADGDNKTRAELTRVETQSAIHFFPSNENGWTPKVLSCSAVTKEGISEIWTQILEYEKTLKSNGFFETRRTDQAKYWLEETVSEHLMGDFYARMKDLYQDMEDKVSQHKISSFQAAEKLIQEYRKRNHN